The nucleotide sequence GTCCGGTACGGACCCGGCCGAAGGCATGGGCATAGCGGTGGCGGTGCTGGAGGAACTTCGGAACACCGGGGCGAATTTCCTGGTAACCACCCATTATCCGGAGGTGAAGGAATACGCAAAGACAGCGCAGGGCATGATAAATGCCAGGATGACCTTTGACAGGGAGACGCTGCGGCCCACCTATAAGATGGTGATTGGAGAAGCCGGGGAGAGCTGTGCGTTTTATATTGCAGACAGGCTGGGAATGCCGGAACGTATGCTGCAGAATGCAGTCTGCGCCGCCTATGGGGAACAGGCAGCCTGGGAATATCGGCAGCAGAGAGCCAGGAGCTTGCAGAAAGTCCGTTCGGCGGTCTGTCAGAACCAGGCAAAAGGCAGAACTGCCGGGGAGCCTGACTCACAGGCGGCAGGAGAATATTGCCGGAAGGAGAGCACAGCGCAAAAGAAATCCATACTTTTTGAAACCGTGGAATACCGGAAAGCAAGACATGAGATGGAGCGGAAATATACAGAAGAAGTCATCCGGTATGAAGAAAAATAATTCAGACTGCGGTTTCCCTGTCGGGGAGGAAGGGTATCCGTATCGGAAAAGATGGAAAAATACGGAAAAGGATGTTATAATCAGGAAAAGAAGCAGTGCAGCCGGAAAGGAGCAGTTGGAAATGAAATTTATTTCATGGAATGTAAATGGCCTGCGGGCCTGTGTCCAGAAAGGATTTCTGGAATTTTTCAGAGAAGCGGACGCAGATTTTTTCTGTATACAGGAAACAAAATTGCAGGAGGGACAGATTTCCCTGGATTTGCCGGAAGGATATGAGTCATACTGGAATTATGCCCGGAAAAAAGGATATTCCGGTACAGCCATTTTTACGAAGCATAAACCTCTGTCCGTTTCTTACGGAATGGGACAGGAGGAACATGATATGGAAGGTCGGCTGATTACGCTGGAATATGAGGTGTTTTATCTGGTGACCTGCTATACGCCCAATTCTCAGAATGAGCTTAAAAGGCTTCCCTACCGCATGGAGTGGGAGGAAGCTCTGCTTGGGTACCTGGATGGCCTGAAAAAGCAGAAATCCGTAATTTACTGCGGAGATTTGAATGTGGCTCACCAGGAAATTGATTTGAAAAATCCCAAAACCAACCGGAAGAATGCAGGATTTACCGATGAGGAACGGGAGAGATTTACCTTTCTTCTGAACCATGGTTATGTGGATACGTTCCGGCATTTTTATCCGGAGCTGGAGCAGGTGTATTCCTGGTGGTCTTATCGGTTCAAAGCCAGAGAGAAAAACGCGGGATGGCGGATTGACTATTTTGTGGTGTCGGAAGATTTGAAGGACAGGCTTGTGGATGCGAAAATTCACACGGAGGTGTTCGGTTCCGATCACTGTCCGGTGGAGCTGGAGACAGGATCCCTTACGGTATAATCTTTATGTGATTTGCGCGCAGGCATGGAAACAGAATATGTCTGCGTCAAATCCTGCGTTTACGTCAGAGAGGAACAGAAATGGAAAAAGGAGAAATCAGACTTCGGAACGTTATTGTACATATCCTGGATTCCACAGTGGGAATGCCGGTGCTTTCCGATACGCTGCTGGAGTACGGTTCCGACTTTGGAGATTTCCTGCGGGAGCATATTTACAGAGTCGCAGCCACAGATGACAGGAAAACCTGCCGGTTTCACAGAGAGGAGTCAGAGGTGTACCGGCAGCTGCAGGCTTTTGCGGAAGCAGGAATGAGCGATGAAATGTTTGTGGAAACAAGCCGACGTCTGGCAGAACGCCTGTATGGAATCATGAATAAAAATATTGAGATTCCTCAGGCGGATTTTGTAGTAGCTTTGTTTGAGACAGATGGAGAAAAATATCTTGCGCTGCTGAAAATGGATTACAGAACCTCCTATACCCACCAGACCCAGTCGGATGCTTTTGGAAATACCAATGAAATTATTAAATTCCGGGCAATTCTTCCCACAGAGACCCAGAAACTGTCGGAGGCCGCCCTTATCAGCCTGTCAGATTATACGATTTTCCTGACGGAGAAGAAATATGAGGTCAACGGGACAAAGATAAATTATTTTTCAAAACTGTTTTTAAACTGCAGCGGGGCCCTGTCCCCAAAATCCCAGCTTTCCATTGTCACCCGTGCCATTGATACGGTGCAGAAAAAGTATTTTAACGACGGGGAACAGTTTGAGGTACAGATGGAAACAAAGCAGATTATTCATGAACAGCTGGCGGAAACGGGAGCGGTAGACGTGCCTTTTGTGCTGGATCAGGTGTTCCGGGAAAAAGAAGAATACAAAGAAGAAGTGCAGGAAAAGCTGGAAAAATACAAAATGGGAACGGATGTCCGGATTGAGCCGCAGTCGGAGCATACGACCCGTAAATTTGAAAAGCAGCATCTGACTACCGATACCGGAGTGGAAATCAAAATTCCCATGGAGCAGTACCGGGACGGAGAACATATTGAGTTTATCACCAGTCCGGACGGGAGCATTTCAATTTTGATTAAAAATGTGGGGCATATTGACGCCAGGTAGCATATAGAGGGTCAGGGTGAGGAAACGGACGCGGAGAGGGCGGGAAAATGATGGATAATTTCATGGAACAGTATCAGAATGAGCTGACATATCAGGAAATCAGATCAAACAGATATACCATAAAAGGATACTGCTGGTTTCTCATGGCAACGGCTTTTATGTGGCTGCTGACAGTGACAGGTTTTTTTGAGGTGGATAAAAGGCTGATTACAATTGCCTTTTTATCCAACCTTGTATTATTTGTTCCGGCAATCGTCGTTTATTGTAGAGTAATCTGTCCGATGCATGGATTAAATATTTTCTCTTGTCGCTGATTTGTGTGGGCTCGGCAGTGATTGTCTCCTTTTTATCTTTTCATGCGGTGCTGCTGTACGTGGCGCCTCTGCTGTTTGCTGTTTTGTACAGAAGGCGCAGTACCATCTGGTTTGTGTACGGGGTCAATACGGTTACCATGCTTGTCAGCTCCCTTATCAGCTTTTTTTACGGAATCTGTGATTTGAATCTTCTGCTGGAAAGCCAGCATGTCAGAAGCTGGTATCTGGATATTATTACGGAGAACGGGCTGAACATTCCCTTTAATGAAAATCCGGTTTTTATTATTCTTGTATTTGAAGTGTTTCCGAGAAGTGTTATCCTTCTGGTATTTGCGGTTATGCTGCAGTATTCTGTGGTCAGCAGCAATGAAGATGCGTATCGGATTGCGCAGCTCACCTGCCTCAAAGAGACAGATATGGGAACAAAGGTGTTCAATAAAAATAAATATGTGGAAATGTCGGAGGAATATTATCCGAAGATGGAGCGGATAGGGGTATTATTCTGGGACTTAAATAATCTGAAATGTATTAATGATGTATATGGCCATGCCGCAGGAGATAAGGCCATAGAAACATTGTCAGCGATTCTTCTGGCCCATTCCGGTGATGACTGCCGCATTTACCGAATTGGCGGAGATGAATTTCTGATGATACTGGACAATCCGCAGGAAAATGAGCCGGAGCGTATCATACAGACGGTGCACAGAGAGCTGGAAGCTGAAAACAGAGACAAAAGAGTTCAGATATCAGGCGCGGTGGGATATGCATCTGGAAAGGGCAGGGATATTGCAGAGGTTGTAAAAGCAGCAGACGCCCGTATGTATGAGAATAAAAAGCAGAGCAGGGAGGGAAGAAGGGGATGAAAAGATTTAAGGTCGTTGCAGGATGGGTCTCCGGTCTGGCAGCCGCAGTTTTTTTGCTGATGTATGGCCTGTATCGTTATGTTTTCTGTTTTCCGCCGGAAAAACGTCCCGATGTACGCAGCATTCCCAATAGCAGGCTCTACCGGCAGCACCGCACCCGGATGCTGGAAATTGTGGAGAAAATGGAGCAGGGGCCTTATGAGGAGGTCTCTGTTCTTTCCCAGGACGGTCTTCGTCTGTATGGAAAATTATATTATATAAAAAAGGGTGCGCCGATTGTTATTTTCTGCCACGGCTACCACGGAACAGCGGCCTGGGACGGATACGGATTTTTCAGAGCCTGCATGGAGAACGGGATTAATATTCTTATGACAGATCAGCGGGCCCATGGAAAGAGTCAGGGCAGAGTCATCACTTTCGGGATTATGGAGCGGTATGACTGTAAAACCTGGAGTGAATATGCTATGGAGCGATTTGGAACCTGGACAGATGTTTTCCTTGCGGGGGTATCCATGGGCGCAGCTTCTGTTATCATGTCCTCTGAGCTGGGCCTGCCCCGGAATGTCCGGGGCCTTATGGCAGACTGCGGCTATTCCAGGCCGGCTGCAATCATAATGGAAACAGTGAAATCAATGGGACTTCCGGTAAAACCGGTATATCTGCTTTTGAAGTATGGGGCGCGTCTCTTTGGCTCCTTCAATCTGGAGGCCGCCACCGGGCTGGAAGCTGCTCAAAAATTAAATATTCCGGTTCTGTTTTTCCACGGCGGACAGGATACCATTGTGCCCCTGTCCATGGGGAAGGAACTTTATCAGTCCTGTGCCGGAACCAGGAGATGGGTGACGATTGAAAATGCCGACCATGCGAACAGTGCAATGACGGATTATAAAACATACGAAACAGCAGTGTTGCAGTTTATGGAGAAGTGCCTGGAAGAAAAAGAAAACCAGTTCAGCCGCACCCCTTGAGACAAGCCTCAGACCGCCTGTCAGGCAGGCTGACCGCTGCCGTTACAAAAAAAGTAAAAAAAATGAAAAAAAGGTGTTGACAAATTTCCCCATAGCAGATATAATAGCTATTGTCAGTTGTGCAGGAGTGGCGGAATTGGCAGACGCGCAGGCTTCAGGTGCCTGTGGTAGCAATATCGTGTGGGTTCAAGTCCCATCTCCTGCATTTGAATTTCAAGAAGAGCTGTTGCAGATAGCAATAGCTCTTTTTCTTCTTATTCTACAGGAAAAACCTTGTCACGCTAATGCGCGAAAGTGTCTTCCTGTAGAATAAAAATTAAGATGCCCACGCAAATGCAAAGAAATACCGGAAAGGAGTACTATGTTATACAGAACAAATCCAAAGAATCAGCAGCAGTTGTCTGTTTTAGGGTACGGATGTTTACGTTTTTCAAAAAAAGGTACCTCCATCGACCAGGAAAAGGCAGAGCGTGAACTGCTCCTTGCTCTGGAAAACGGGGTAAATTATTTTGACACAGCCTATACATATGGGGGAAGCGAGGCCTGTCTGGGTAAATTTCTGGCGAAAGGCCACCGTGATAAGGTAAATATTGCCACAAAACTGCCCCATTATTATCTGAAACAGCCGGGAGATATGGAGCGGTATTTCAGGGAGCAGTTAGATCGTCTTCAGACAGATCATGTGGAATATTATCTGATGCATATGCTGAACGATGTGGCGGCCTGGGAAAGAATAAAAGAACTTGGCGTCGAAGAATGGATTGCGGATAAAAAAGCTAAAGGCCAGATACGGAATATCGGCTTTTCTTTTCATGGAAATACGGATAATTTTCTGAAAATACTGGAGGCATATAACTGGGATTTCTGCCAGATTCAGTACAATTATATGGATGAGCATTCCCAGGCGGGAAGGCGGGGACTGAAACGCGCCCATGAAAAAGGAATCCCTGTTATCATTATGGAGCCTCTGCGGGGCGGACGTCTGGTGCAGGGGCTTCCAAAAAGGGCTGCCAGAATTCTGGAAAAAACCGGGTACAGTCCGGCGGAATGGGGACTGCGCTGGCTCTGGAACCAGCCGGAGGTAACGGTAGTGCTGTCGGGCATGAATGACGCCGCGCAGGTGAGAGAAAATGTACGGATTGCTTCAAAGGCCAGGGCGGGCTGTATGACAGAGAAGGGAATGGCGGTTCTGGAACAGGTGAAAGGGGAAATCAACCGATGTATGAAAGTGCCCTGTACAGGCTGCGGCTACTGTATGCCATGCCCCGGCGGCGTGGATATACCGGGCTGTTTTGCCGCATATAATACCAGGTACACAGACAGCTGGTTCAGCGGCATGAAAGATTATTTCATGTGCACCACCCTGCGCACCAATCCAACCAATGCTTCCGGGTGCCTGAAATGCGGGAAATGCGAACAGCACTGCCCTCAGAAAATTTCCATCCGGGAGGAGCTGGAACAGGTGAAAAAGCATATGGAAACACCTGCCTGGAAGCTGGCAAAGGCCATTGCAGGGCGGATTGGAAATTACTGACAGGGCGCCGGGAACCCTCGGATTTCGACCATATTTTTCATGTCAGGCTGCTCCTCTGTCCGGGTTTTGTAAAAATCTGCGGATTTTTTGTGAAAAATAAAGGAAATGAGGAATTTGTGCGGAATATATCATATGAGAGGTGATGGGAAATGCTTATCAGAGAAAATATGGAGCTGCTGGAGCGAACCTATTTAAGCCCCTTTGCTACGCTGAGCCAGAATTCCAGGGGACGTGACAGAGAGGAACCTCAGTGTGATATCCGTCCGGTATTTCAGAGGGACAGAGACAGGATTCTCCACTGCAAATCGTTCCGGCGGCTGAAGCATAAGACGCAGGTATTTCTGACGCCAAGGGGCGACCATTACCGTACCAGACTGACCCATACTCTGGAGGTATCCCAGAATGCCCGCACCATTGCAAAGGCTCTGCGGCTCAACGAGGATTTAGTGGAGGCTATTGCGCTGGGCCATGATCTGGGGCATACGCCCTTTGGACATGCAGGGGAACATATGCTGAATGAAATCTGCGAAGGCGGGTTCCGGCATAATGAGCAGAGTGTCCGCATTGTAGAGAAGCTGGAAAAGGACGGACAGGGACTGAATCTGACCTGGGAGGTACGGGATGGAATGATGAATCATCAGACCAGGCTGATGCCCTCTACCATGGAAGGAAAAATTGTGCGTCTTTCTGATAAAATTGCATATATTAACCATGATATAGATGACGCCATTCGGGGCAGGGTGCTTTCTGAGAAAGACATACCGGCAGAGTACCGGGAGATTCTCGGAGATACCACCCGGAAGAGGCTGGATACTTTTATACATAATATTATTACCAACAGCCTTGGCAGGAACGATATCTGTATGTCGGAGGATGTGGAGCAGGCCATGAAGGGCCTGCGGAAATTTATGTTTCAGAATGTATACCGGAATCCGGTGGCAAAAGGAGAAGAGGAACGGGCCAAGGATTTGTTAAGCCGGCTGTTTATCTATTATAACAGGCATACGGACTGCCTGCCCCAACAGTATCTTCAGATGATGGAGCAGGGAGAGAAGAAAGAACGTGTGGTCTGCGATTATATTGCAGGTATGACAGACCGCTATGCCATTGCCAAATTTGAAGAATATTTCATGCCGAAAGCCTGGCAGGTAAATTAAAGTGGCAAACCGGCCGAATGGCAGGGTTTCACATGTGTACGGACAGGAAAGGAGAAGTAAATGCCTTTTTATTCCGAGGAATTAATAGAAGAAGTGCGTTCTGCCAATGATATTGTAGATGTGATTTCAGGATATGTGCGTTTGCAGAAGAAGGGCAGTACGCATTTTGGGCTGTGTCCCTTTCACAGTGAACGGACGCCGTCCTTTTCCGTCTCTCAGGGAAAACAGATGTATTACTGCTTTGGCTGCGGAGCCGGAGGAAATGTTATTACATTTCTGATGCAGTACGAAAACGCCACCTTTCAGGAAGCCATGGAGACTCTGGCCGGGAAAGCGGGAATTGAACTCCCGAAACAGGAGCTGTCCGGCAGAGCCAGACAGGAAGCAGACAGGCGGGCCCGGCTTCTGGAAATCAATAAGGCGGCGGCAAAATATTTTTATGCCCAGCTTCGGATGGAACAGGGCCGGACGGGAATGGAGTATTTTGCAAACCGGGGCCTGAGCGGGGAGATTATGAAGAAATTCGGACTGGGCTATGCCAATAAGTTCAGTGATGATTTATATAAATATCTGAGGCAGCAGGGATATGAGGATTCCCTGTTAAAAGATTCCGGGCTGGTGTCCATTGATGAGAAGCGGGGTGGCCAGGATAAGTTCTGGAACCGGGTGATGTTTCCTATTATGGATGTGAACCACCGGGTGATTGGGTTTGGCGGACGTGTGATGGGAAAAGGAGAACCCAAATACCTGAATTCACCGGAAACCATGATTTTTGACAAGAGCAGGAATCTGTATGGCCTGAATCTGGCCAGAGCTTCCAAAAGGCCTTACATTCTGCTGTGCGAAGGCTATATGGATGTGATAGCGCTCCATCAGGCAGGATTTGACAATGCGGTGGCGTCGCTGGGCACCGCATTTACTCAGGGCCATGCAAATCTTTTAAAGCGTTATACCAAAGAGGTATACTGTACCTTTGACAGCGACGGAGCCGGGATTAAGGCGGCGCTGCGGGCCATTCCCATATTAAAGGAAGCAGGGCTTACCGCGAAAATCATAGACATGAGGCCGTATAAAGACCCGGATGAATTTATCAAAGCCCAGGGAGCAAAAGAGTATCAGCGGAGAATTGATGGTGCAAAGAACAGTTTTATGTTTGAAATTGAGGTGCTTGAGCAGAACTATGACCTGAAAGACCCGGAAGGAAAAACAGCGTTTTATAATGCCATTGCTGAAAAGCTGCTGGAATTTGAGGAAGAACTGGAGCGCAACAACTATATAGAAGCCATTGCCGGGAAATACCAGATGGGATTTGAAAACCTGCGGAAACTGGTGCTTCACATGGGAACAAAAGTGGGCATTGCCAGAGATACCCGCCCATTGAAATCAGGCGTCAGTGAGAAGAATAAAAAGCCGAAAGAGGACGGGATGAAGCAGTCCCAGAAACTGATGCTGACATGGCTTCTGGAAGAACCGGAACTGTTCCGGCTGACAGAGCCGTATATCGGGCCGGAGGATTTTACGGAAGACCTTTACCGGAAAGCAGCAGAAGCTGTTTTTACCCAGTACAGAGAGGAAGGAGTGGTGAACCCTGCCAGAATTATCAGTATGTTTGATGAGGAGGAACAGCAGCAGGAGATAGCCGGGCTGTTCCATGCAAGGCTGGAGAAGGTTACCACACAGCCGGAACGGGAAAAAGCCCTGAAAGAAACGGTCATAAGACTGAAAGAGAACAGTATCAGCTACCGTTCCCGTCATCTGGAGCCTTCGGATATGGAGGGGCTGCAAAAGCTGGTTGCTGATAAAAAGAACATGCAGCAGCTTCAGAAGGTGGAATTTTCCTGGTAGATGACAGCCGCCGGAGACGGCTGCCGGATGCTGCCGGGAAGAGCCCTCATGGCAAACTGAATATTTCCAACGAATAAGGACAAAATATAAACAACGAATGGAAGGATGAAACGAAATGGAAGAAAAAAGTAAATTTATCGAAAAGCTGCAGGAGTTGTTATCCATGGCGAAAAAGAAAAAGAATGTCCTGGAATATCAGGAAATCAGCGACTTTTTTCATGACATGGAACTGGATGCGGAAAAATTTGAAAAAATCCTTGACTTTCTGGAAGCCAACAATATTGATGTGCTGCGGATTTCCGATGATGACGATGACGATATCCTCATAGATGAAGAGGAAGAAGTAGAAGTTGAGAATATCGACCTTTCCGTTCCGGATGGAATTTCCATCGAAGATCCTGTTCGTATGTATTTAAAGGAAATCGGTAAGGTGCCTCTGCTCAGTGCAGAGGAGGAAATTGAGCTGGCAAAGCGCATGGAGCTGGGAGACCAGGAGGCCAAGAAACGTCTTGCAGAGGCCAATCTGCGTCTGGTAGTATCCATTGCAAAGCGTTATGTAGGGCGCGGGATGCTGTTTCTGGATTTGATTCAGGAAGGGAATCTGGGGCTTATTAAAGCTGTGGAAAAATTCGATTACCGGAAAGGCTACAAATTTTCCACCTATGCGACCTGGTGGATTCGTCAGGCCATTACCAGAGCCATTGCGGATCAGGCCAGAACGATTCGGATTCCTGTCCATATGGTGGAAACCATTAACAAATTAATCCGTGTCTCCAGACAGTTGCTGCAGGAACTGGGCCGGGAACCCTCTCCGGAGGAAATCGCGGAAGAAATGAATATGCCGGTAGACCGTGTCCGGGAAATTCTGAAGATTTCCCAGGAGCCGGTATCTCTGGAAACACCCATCGGAGAAGAAGAAGACAGCCATCTGGGAGACTTCATTCAGGATGACAATGTGCCGGTTCCGGCAGATGCGGCGGCATTTACCCTGCTGAAAGAACAGCTTGTGGAAGTGCTGGGGACGCTGACGGAGCGGGAACAGAAAGTGCTGCGGCTGCGATTCGGCCTGGACGACGGGCGTGCCAGAACACTGGAAGAAGTGGGAAAAGAATTTAACGTGACCAGAGAGAGAATCCGTCAGATTGAGGCCAAGGCACTGCGGAAGCTGCGCCATCCCAGCAGAAGCCGCAAGCTGAAAGATTATCTGGACTGAAATTTATAAAAAGATGAGTATTGACGAAACAGAGCAGGAGTTTGTATAAAATATGGTACAATTATCGAAAAGACTGCAGGCAGTGGCAGATTTTGTGGATAACTGCGGTATTTTGGCGGACGTGGGCACTGACCACGGATACATACCTGTCTGTCTGGTGGAATGGGGGAAAGCCAGGAGAGCTATTGCAATGGATGTGAATCAGGGGCCGCTGCTGCGGGCCGAAGAACATATCCGCCGGTATGGCATGGGGAAACGGATAGAGACCCGGCTGTCTGACGGATGCAGCGCACTGAAGCCCGGAGAAGCGGATGTGATTGTGATTTCCGGAATGGGAGGCGGCCTGATGATGGAAATTCTCCGGCAGGGAGAGCAGGTTGTCAGAACCGCCGAATCTCTGGTGCTGCAGCCCCAGTCAGAACTGATGGCTTTCCGGGAGTTTCTGTATGAAAACGGATATGAAATCAAAGCGGAAACCATGGTGCAGGAAGACGGCAAATACTATCCTGTGATAAAGGCGCGTACCGCAGCCTCAGCCGGCATGTCAGAGGAATCTACGACAGCCGGACGGGAACCGTATCTGCCTGCAAATCTGCCGGGGCACATTTCCGAAGAACAGTACGCAAGGATAGCCTTCCGGTACGGGCCCATGCTGCTGGCACAGAACCATCCGGTGTTAAGGGAATACCTGCTGAACCAGAAGGAGCAAAAAGAGAAAATTCTGCTTCATTTAAGGGAAAATGCCAGGCAGAACGCCAGAGGCCGTATGGAAGAAGTACAGCAGGAACTGGAGGATGTGAGAAAGGCTCTGGAATGGTTTGAATGTCCGGAGGAAAGGAGAATCATATGATTTGTCGGGAAATCATAGATATATTACAGGAGCAGTCGCCGGAACGGTATGCCTGCCACTGGGATAACGTGGGACTTCTGGTGGGAAATCCTGAGAAAGAAGTGAATACTGTTTATATCGCGCTGGACGCCACGGAGGAAACCATTGCAGAGGCGGCGGAAGCGGAAGCTGATTTGCTGCTGACCCATCATCCTCTGATTTTTCAGGGCCTGAAAAAAGTAAATACCGAAGATTTTACAGGACGCAGAGTGATAACTCTGATTCAGAATGATATTTCCTGTTATGCCATGCATACAAATTTTGACGTGAAAGGCATGGCGCAGCTTGGCGCCGAACGTATGGGCCTTACTGACTGTCAGGTTCTGGATGTCACCTGTCAGGAAGAACAGGAAGAAGGTATCGGGAAAGCCGGCCTGCTTCCCTGCACCATGACAGTGGCAGAGTGTGCAGGGAAAGTGAAAGAGGCTTTTGGGGTAGAGCTGGTGAAGATTTTCGGCAGGCCGGATGACAGAGTGGCAAAAGCGGCAATCTGTCCCGGTTCCGGAAAAAGCGTAATTGGAAAAGCAATTGCTGCAGGAGCCCAGGTTCTGATTACCGGGGATATCGACCATCACGACGGAATCGACAGCGCGGCTCAGGGCCTTGCCATTATTGACGCAGGTCATTATGGGGTGGAGAAAATGTTTATTTCCTATATGGAGACATATCTGAAGGAACGTACCTCAGGAATCAGGATTATTGCACAGCCGGAAAAACAGCCATTTCTGTACCGGTAGATTTGCAGGACGGGAGAAAGAAGGTAGAGCAGGATGGAGGAAACCATATATCGTATTCGAATCAACGGGGAGGAAAAACAGTATAAAAAGGGGACGCCTTATCGGGAGATTGCAGAGGCATATCAGGAACAGTATGAAGACGATATTGTACTGGTACTGTTTAATAACCGTCTGCGGGAGCTGAACCGGAAGGTGAAATCAGACGGGGAGCTGTTCTTTGTGACCACCAGAGACCGGGCAGGAAGAAAGGCCTACCGCAGAAGCGTAACATTTCTGATGCAGCGGGCGGTGTACAATCTTGCCAGAGAAGATAAAAAGCATGTGACGGTGACGGTATCCCATTCTATCAGCCAGGGATATTACTGCGAATTAACAGGGGAAACTCCTGACGAGATGTATCTGGAACGGCTGGGAAAAGAAATGAGAGCTCTGGCGGGGCAGGAGATTCCTCTCCGGAAGGAAAGTATTTCCACCGACGACGCGGTAGCGCTGTTCCGGGATTTGGAAATGCACGATAAGGAGCGTCTGTTTGCCTACCGCAGAAGTTCCAGGGTAAACATATACAGTATCGGCAATTACAAGGATTATTTTTACGGATACATGGTACCAGATACCGGCTATCTGAAATATTTCGAGCTGAAACGGTATGAAGAAGGATTTGTGGTGCTGTTTCCTGATAAAAATACACGGGAAGCGGCAGAATTTTCTCCTTCTCACAAACTGTTTCACGTATTGAAGGAATCGGCGGACTGGGGCAGGAAAATGGACATAGGCACCATAGGAGCCCTGAATGACGCAGTTGCCCAGGGAAGAATCCGGGATGTGATTCTTGTGGCGGAAGCGCTGATGGAGCGCAAAATCGGTACGCTGGCAGAACAGATTGCCTCTCAGCCGGATAAGAAATTTATTATGATTGCAGGGCCTTCCTCCTCCGGAAAAACTACTTTTTCCCATCGGCTTTCCATTCAGCTGATGGCCCAGGGACTGAAGCCCCATCCCATTGCACTGGATGATTATTATGTGGACCGGGTAGACACTCCCAAAGATGAAAACGGAAATTATAATTTCGAGTGCCTGGAGGCGCTGGACATTGAGCTGTTCAATCGTGATATGTCCGCATTGCTGGAGGGACAGCGAATCGAACTTCCTACATATAATTTCCGTA is from Lachnospiraceae bacterium JLR.KK002 and encodes:
- a CDS encoding exodeoxyribonuclease III — protein: MKFISWNVNGLRACVQKGFLEFFREADADFFCIQETKLQEGQISLDLPEGYESYWNYARKKGYSGTAIFTKHKPLSVSYGMGQEEHDMEGRLITLEYEVFYLVTCYTPNSQNELKRLPYRMEWEEALLGYLDGLKKQKSVIYCGDLNVAHQEIDLKNPKTNRKNAGFTDEERERFTFLLNHGYVDTFRHFYPELEQVYSWWSYRFKAREKNAGWRIDYFVVSEDLKDRLVDAKIHTEVFGSDHCPVELETGSLTV
- a CDS encoding nucleoid-associated protein; this translates as MEKGEIRLRNVIVHILDSTVGMPVLSDTLLEYGSDFGDFLREHIYRVAATDDRKTCRFHREESEVYRQLQAFAEAGMSDEMFVETSRRLAERLYGIMNKNIEIPQADFVVALFETDGEKYLALLKMDYRTSYTHQTQSDAFGNTNEIIKFRAILPTETQKLSEAALISLSDYTIFLTEKKYEVNGTKINYFSKLFLNCSGALSPKSQLSIVTRAIDTVQKKYFNDGEQFEVQMETKQIIHEQLAETGAVDVPFVLDQVFREKEEYKEEVQEKLEKYKMGTDVRIEPQSEHTTRKFEKQHLTTDTGVEIKIPMEQYRDGEHIEFITSPDGSISILIKNVGHIDAR
- a CDS encoding diguanylate cyclase; the protein is MIVSFLSFHAVLLYVAPLLFAVLYRRRSTIWFVYGVNTVTMLVSSLISFFYGICDLNLLLESQHVRSWYLDIITENGLNIPFNENPVFIILVFEVFPRSVILLVFAVMLQYSVVSSNEDAYRIAQLTCLKETDMGTKVFNKNKYVEMSEEYYPKMERIGVLFWDLNNLKCINDVYGHAAGDKAIETLSAILLAHSGDDCRIYRIGGDEFLMILDNPQENEPERIIQTVHRELEAENRDKRVQISGAVGYASGKGRDIAEVVKAADARMYENKKQSREGRRG
- a CDS encoding alpha/beta hydrolase, encoding MKRFKVVAGWVSGLAAAVFLLMYGLYRYVFCFPPEKRPDVRSIPNSRLYRQHRTRMLEIVEKMEQGPYEEVSVLSQDGLRLYGKLYYIKKGAPIVIFCHGYHGTAAWDGYGFFRACMENGINILMTDQRAHGKSQGRVITFGIMERYDCKTWSEYAMERFGTWTDVFLAGVSMGAASVIMSSELGLPRNVRGLMADCGYSRPAAIIMETVKSMGLPVKPVYLLLKYGARLFGSFNLEAATGLEAAQKLNIPVLFFHGGQDTIVPLSMGKELYQSCAGTRRWVTIENADHANSAMTDYKTYETAVLQFMEKCLEEKENQFSRTP
- a CDS encoding aldo/keto reductase: MLYRTNPKNQQQLSVLGYGCLRFSKKGTSIDQEKAERELLLALENGVNYFDTAYTYGGSEACLGKFLAKGHRDKVNIATKLPHYYLKQPGDMERYFREQLDRLQTDHVEYYLMHMLNDVAAWERIKELGVEEWIADKKAKGQIRNIGFSFHGNTDNFLKILEAYNWDFCQIQYNYMDEHSQAGRRGLKRAHEKGIPVIIMEPLRGGRLVQGLPKRAARILEKTGYSPAEWGLRWLWNQPEVTVVLSGMNDAAQVRENVRIASKARAGCMTEKGMAVLEQVKGEINRCMKVPCTGCGYCMPCPGGVDIPGCFAAYNTRYTDSWFSGMKDYFMCTTLRTNPTNASGCLKCGKCEQHCPQKISIREELEQVKKHMETPAWKLAKAIAGRIGNY
- a CDS encoding deoxyguanosinetriphosphate triphosphohydrolase, whose amino-acid sequence is MLIRENMELLERTYLSPFATLSQNSRGRDREEPQCDIRPVFQRDRDRILHCKSFRRLKHKTQVFLTPRGDHYRTRLTHTLEVSQNARTIAKALRLNEDLVEAIALGHDLGHTPFGHAGEHMLNEICEGGFRHNEQSVRIVEKLEKDGQGLNLTWEVRDGMMNHQTRLMPSTMEGKIVRLSDKIAYINHDIDDAIRGRVLSEKDIPAEYREILGDTTRKRLDTFIHNIITNSLGRNDICMSEDVEQAMKGLRKFMFQNVYRNPVAKGEEERAKDLLSRLFIYYNRHTDCLPQQYLQMMEQGEKKERVVCDYIAGMTDRYAIAKFEEYFMPKAWQVN
- the dnaG gene encoding DNA primase, with amino-acid sequence MPFYSEELIEEVRSANDIVDVISGYVRLQKKGSTHFGLCPFHSERTPSFSVSQGKQMYYCFGCGAGGNVITFLMQYENATFQEAMETLAGKAGIELPKQELSGRARQEADRRARLLEINKAAAKYFYAQLRMEQGRTGMEYFANRGLSGEIMKKFGLGYANKFSDDLYKYLRQQGYEDSLLKDSGLVSIDEKRGGQDKFWNRVMFPIMDVNHRVIGFGGRVMGKGEPKYLNSPETMIFDKSRNLYGLNLARASKRPYILLCEGYMDVIALHQAGFDNAVASLGTAFTQGHANLLKRYTKEVYCTFDSDGAGIKAALRAIPILKEAGLTAKIIDMRPYKDPDEFIKAQGAKEYQRRIDGAKNSFMFEIEVLEQNYDLKDPEGKTAFYNAIAEKLLEFEEELERNNYIEAIAGKYQMGFENLRKLVLHMGTKVGIARDTRPLKSGVSEKNKKPKEDGMKQSQKLMLTWLLEEPELFRLTEPYIGPEDFTEDLYRKAAEAVFTQYREEGVVNPARIISMFDEEEQQQEIAGLFHARLEKVTTQPEREKALKETVIRLKENSISYRSRHLEPSDMEGLQKLVADKKNMQQLQKVEFSW